A single genomic interval of Sesamum indicum cultivar Zhongzhi No. 13 unplaced genomic scaffold, S_indicum_v1.0 scaffold00109, whole genome shotgun sequence harbors:
- the LOC105178843 gene encoding kinesin-like protein KIN-12C isoform X1 — MSTPTSSIHPHLLDNENHFASSSNPSPLLPSRPPLNSIPDPSQYPLQQFHPDFKEKPVSSKSFGTRIPEPISSAQKTPKLHARPKSTNSEPNSAQTTPSRTRPRVCTGAAASPTFMRLPSQFSHAGGRGDNVPRLSRGISMAITEQLLADVPHFELDEDPLFWNDHNVQVLIRIRPLNNTELISQGYGRCLRQETAKMLVWLGHPETRFTFDHIACESISQEKLFRVAGLPMVENCMSGYNSCMFAYGQTGSGKTYTMMGEIDKMDGKLGDDCGITPRIFEYLFTRITKEEESRKHERLTYSCKCSFLEIYNEQITDLLEPSSTNLQLREDLKKGVYVENLTEFSVRTVNDVLKLLQQGAANRKIAATHMNSESSRSHSVFTCIIESRWEKDSMAHLRFGRLNLVDLAGSERQKSSGAEGDRLKEAANINKSLSTLGLVIMSLVDLAQGKHRHVPYRDSRLTFLLQDSLGGNSKTTIIANVSPSTCNANETLSTLKFAQRAKLIQNNAKINEDASGGVTALQQQIQQLKDQLSYLMKHQHASTKLINFVPRSIQCSLGNWPESYNPSDEINEHYGPKTPKGGFVENTYLKATLRGALRREKLAEAEARGLKAEIEHLNRLAHQREQEAQRTKMMVRFREEKIKRLEVLLDGLISADKFYLDENNALKEENMMLRAKTERNSEVTHFTLENIRLREQIRLFQDFYERGERETLLSEISELRHQLLESLEVEKSFELLKFSPMKGSQEPKVDKELERCMDMNSKLIREVDELRRKLENRMTSSQNTCDSIGDVLLRSDSVDELTSNEPLQDEVTYEKNDEKAEHILNLQSDNIHKQLMDAQSLIETMKQDQFQLIKELESAQTENQRLMKMLDNSEVIQRELVNLHQDYRKQSVRENRDPTVSMEGSEHNIILDLQAKLEKLSKDLKEAEILNRQYMEDHATQLSEDHQTELIRGEVEMETTRTIIHLQEEIDRLQSEYQVCLCSMAEQNLSLRNSVAAKEDELRDFCAEWERAILELTTFLIDGSRSLGDASRQIKSISFSFPNVNDLISEHIERAAEICIEKEETILLLQKSLEDAQNTVMEMEQKLYSLKGATIALTEFQQPEKSLSREETQWSSIPTDSTIVKLFPEDKPMSKKGRTNDNQPNTGILLDNRISDYCTSILRGTVDENLPSAHTKASAIRDVDIELAGLVLAETEDAVNGCCADAETYWSMLNSEIHNAFSFCRELVQNLLQDVSYMRKDIQDFKRNRRSLQVFSDMIPSCLPIKHENQLLMLQHFRNELVEVNNRLSSLSSCFYKVMNIHIHGYLDSVEGLTETGGQTTDCSSSCTFSSFESVDNDDRPSSTDRSRWAGKITEQTLDLDSEEGSNLICKRAILLLVKEFRKAYETFVKLKNNFMAVLASHTDLDSEADILSLPELHALEKLKEQGGDGHHQPTSERAEAGVKNLKEFSVEEKHSPRFFAKFEETSSTIEEADYMLKAMVRANKNAYSLTTFLKQAVEKLMTDKASLSAEIKQLKSSVLLRNGEKEVLQDETELSLRGKANKLSLFEEYFIEMQTCIEELYGTSYSEAIQIVEEMQTFFYSLRSSLEDVMVKALQNDIIIFVLQCQIGEYSDNLRRLDTFPGSHRSTLQEHCLLAGNVGLSHVSRVDKSALQPLRCENMGYQIEYVLRKGVKELAKSDTVDKNFELKRELERKEVLLKGLLFDFSVLQEFASHRKDIKDELEKLIIAMSKVQHELQIKSVVLDEVLVQNTKLEGRLLEAEQALLKSNSELDQTKGALKNFSEQNVEMKDLLKDLYLKNSEAEQLLEDQREAMKSLEREIIRVSSGPERQLVPSLKEIEDALTELTAQRDQLVEKVTILQEKLSITSALADENQAIAAEARQESETSKMYAEQKEEEVKILERSVEELESTINVLEKKVHEMEEEVEKHRLIRDSLELELQALRHRLLTVEGLTESMVSENSNTALLEERLSRSLETNEAHSRIRFLEDENARQAKEIRQFKDYISELVLHAEAQAHQYQHKYKTLEAMLHEVKTDLSNVSAAPTLETADKTSARTRGSSSPFRCIAGLIQQMNQEKDQELSTARLRIEELQALAASRYKEVCMLNTRLATAESMTHDVIRDLLSVKLDISNYANIVDQHQLQKITEEAQHYRQEFVAMERENVNLRSQIDDLLEERERYMAEISKNKADQLANEIFAEQLQERDKLLIAQNHMLKMDKSNLQKRVAELDDMVKKLFSMQDHQPLNQEPLMDSLLRPFDYNISERLAHSQKVLSTINSQLAQYHRPEGGCPDDRMDRRHSECKFRKQRP; from the exons ATGTCCACACCCACTTCTTCCATCCATCCACACTTGCTAGACAATGAAAACCATTTCGCTAGCTCATCCAATCCATCTCCACTCCTCCCATCAAGACCTCCCCTCAATTCCATTCCTGACCCCTCTCAATATCCGCTTCAACAATTTCACCCCGATTTCAAAGAAAAACCCGTCTCATCTAAATCTTTTGGTACCAGAATCCCAGAGCCCATTTCTTCAGCTCAAAAAACTCCTAAGCTCCATGCCAGACCTAAATCAACTAATTCGGAACCCAACTCAGCTCAAACTACACCTAGTAGAACCCGACCTCGAGTTTGCACTGGTGCTGCTGCGTCACCCACTTTTATGAGGTTGCCGTCTCAATTCAGTCATGCCGGAGGACGAGGAGATAATGTTCCTAGGCTTTCCCGGGGCATTTCTATGGCGATTACCGAACAATTATTAGCTGATGTTCCACATTTTGAGCTTGATGAGGATCCATTATTTTGGAACGACCACAATGTGCAG GTTTTGATTCGAATCAGACCATTGAACAATACTGAACTGATATCACAAGGATATGGGAGATGCCTAAGACAAGAGACTGCCAAGATGTTAGTTTGGCTGGGCCACCCTGAAACCAGATTTACATTCGATCACATAGCTTGTGAAAGTATATCACAG GAAAAGCTTTTTAGAGTTGCTGGATTACCCATGGTGGAAAATTGCATGTCTGGATACAACAGCTGCATGTTTGCTTATGGACAG ACAGGCAGTGGAAAGACATATACCATGATGGGTGAAATTGATAAGATGGATGGAAAGCTGGGTGATGATTGTGGGATTACACCTCGCATTTTTGAGTATTTATTCACAAGGATCACCAAG GAAGAAGAGAGTAGGAAGCACGAGAGATTGACATACAGCTGCAAATGTTCTTTCCTAGAGATATACAATGAACAAATAACGGACCTTCTGGAGCCTTCATCAACTAATCTACAG CTCAGGGAAGACTTGAAGAAAGGGGTCTACGTTGAAAACCTTACTGAGTTCAGTGTCAGAACAGTCAATGATGTGCTCAAACTTTTGCAACAG GGAGCTGCAAATAGGAAGATAGCTGCAACCCATATGAACAGTGAGAGCAGCCGATCCCACAGTGTCTTCACTTGCATCATCGAAAGCCGCTGGGAGAAAGATTCCATGGCCCACCTTAGGTTTGGGAGATTGAATTTAGTAGACCTAGCTGGTTCTGAGAG GCAGAAGAGCTCAGGAGCAGAAGGTGACCGTTTAAAAGAAGCTGCCAATATAAACAAGTCTCTATCAACCCTTGG ACTGGTAATAATGTCCCTGGTGGATTTAGCGCAAGGGAAACATCGACATGTACCTTATAGAGACTCTAGGCTAACATTTCTTCTCCAG GATTCTCTTGGTGGAAATTCCAAAACGACTATAATTGCAAATGTCAGCCCATCCACTtg CAATGCAAATGAGACTCTAAGCACTTTGAAGTTTGCACAGCGTGCTAAGCTTATCCAGAACAAT gctaaaataaatgaagatgCTTCAGGGGGTGTCACTGCACTGCAACAGCAAATCCAACAATTAAAG GATCAGTTGTCATACCTGATGAAACACCAGCATGCATCGAcgaaacttataaattttgttccaaGATCAATACAATGCAGCTTGGGCAACTGGCCTGAGAGTTACAATCCATCTGATGAAATTAATGAGCATTATGGGCCTAAAACTCCCAAGGGAGGATTTGTGGAG aatacATATTTGAAAGCTACCTTGCGTGGTGCTCTACGGCGAGAGAAATTGGCCGAGGCAGAAGCCAGAGGTTTAAAAGCAGAAATTGAACATTTGAATCGTTTG GCTCACCAGCGAGAACAAGAAGCTCAACGCACTAAAATGATGGTAAGATTCCGTGAGGAAAAGATAAAACGTTTGGAAGTACTCTTGGATGGATTGATCTCTGCTGATAAGTTCTACCTGGATGAAAACAATGCTTTAAAAGAGGAAAATATGATGCTTCGAGCAAAAACTGAGAGAAATTCAGAAGTCACTCATTTCACATTGGAGAATATCAGACTGCGAGAGCAAATCAGATT GTTTCAAGATTTCTATGAacgaggagagagagaaacattACTTTCTGAGATATCCGAGTTGCGCCATCAG CTCTTGGAATCACTTGAAGTTGAAAAAAGCTTTGAACTGCTGAAGTTCTCTCCAATGAAAGGAAGCCAG GAACCTAAAGTTGATAAAGAGTTAGAACGCTGCATGGacatgaattcaaaattaatcag GGAAGTAGATGAATTACGGCGGAAACTGGAAAACAGAATGACATCTAGCCAAAATACTTGTGACTCA ATTGGTGATGTGTTACTAAGAAGTGATTCTGTTGATGAACTTACGTCTAACGAACCCCTGCAGGATGAAGTTACTTATGAGAAAAATGATGAGAAGGCGGAACACATCTTGAATTTGCAGAGTGACAACATCCACAAACAGCTGATGGATGCACAATCTTTGATTGAAACCATGAAACAGGACCAGTTCCAGCTAATTAAAGAACTAGAATCTGCCCAGACTGAAAATCAGCGATTGATGAAAATGCTGGACAACAGCGAAGTTATACAGAGGGAACTTGTAAACCTGCATCAGGACTATAGAAAACAATCTGTTCGAGAGAATCGAGATCCAACTGTGAGTATGGAAGGCAGTGAACACAATATCATTTTGGATTTACAAGCTAAGTTGGAAAAGCTGTCAAAGGATCTCAAGGAAGCTGAGATACTTAATAGACAATATATGGAAGACCACGCAACACAACTATCTGAAGATCACCAAACAGAATTGATCCGTGGTGAAGTCGAAATGGAAACTACAAGAACAATCATACATTTACAGGAAGAGATAGATCGACTTCAATCAGAATATCAGGTGTGCTTGTGCTCCATGGCTGAACAGAATTTAAGTCTCAGAAACAGTGTGGCAGCTAAGGAGGATGAATTAAGAGATTTCTGTGCAGAGTGGGAAAGGGCAATCTTGGAACTAACTACTTTCCTCATAGATGGTTCTAGATCTCTGGGAGATGCTTCTCGCCAAATAAAAAGTATCTCCTTTTCGTTTCCAAATGTTAATGATTTGATTAGTGAACATATTGAGAGGGCTGCTgaaatatgtattgaaaaagaagaaaccatTTTGCTACTGCAGAAGAGTTTGGAAGATGCACAGAACACAGTGATGGAAATGGAACAGAAATTATACTCCTTGAAGGGCGCAACAATTGCTTTAACTGAATTTCAGCAGCCAGAAAAATCTTTAAGCAGAGAGGAAACCCAGTGGTCTAGTATTCCAACCGATTCAACTATTGTGAAATTGTTTCCAGAAGATAAACCCATGTCCAAGAAGGGCCGGACTAATGACAATCAACCTAACACTGGTATATTGTTGGATAACAGGATATCTGATTATTGCACAAGCATTCTTAGAGGCACTGTTGATGAAAACCTGCCATCAGCTCATACAAAAGCTTCTGCAATAAGGGATGTTGACATTGAATTGGCAGGTCTAGTTCTAGCAGAGACTGAAGATGCTGTTAATGGATGCTGTGCTGATGCAGAAACATATTGGTCTATGCTGAACTCTGAGATCCACAAtgctttttccttttgcagGGAATTGGTGCAAAATCTTTTACAAGATGTTAGCTACATGAGGAAGGACATCCAGGACTTTAAGAGAAATCGACGAAGCCTTCAAGTTTTCAGTGATATGATTCCATCATGTCTTCCAATTAAGCATGAAAATCAACTGCTTATGCTGCAACATTTCAGAAATGAACTTGTGGAAGTAAATAATAGATTGAGCTCCCTGAGTTCATGCTTTTACAAAGTCATGAACATTCACATTCATGGCTATCTAGATTCCGTCGAGGGTTTGACAGAGACAGGTGGACAGACCACTGATTGTTCAAGTTCATGcactttttcttcatttgaaAGTGTTGATAATGATGATAGACCTTCTTCAACTGACAGAAGTAGATGGGCAGGCAAAATAACTGAACAAACTCTTGACTTAGACTCTGAAGAAGGATCGAATTTGATCTGTAAAAGAGCAATTTTGCTTTTGGTAAAGGAATTCCGAAAAGCATATGAGACATTTGTCAAGCTAAAAAATAACTTCATGGCAGTTTTGGCTAGCCATACAGATCTGGATTCTGAGGCAGACATTTTATCACTTCCAGAACTGCATGCATTGGAGAAATTGAAGGAGCAAGGTGGAGATGGACATCATCAACCCACTAGCGAGAGAGCTGAAGCAGGcgttaaaaatttgaaagag TTTTCTGTTGAAGAGAAGCATAGTCCACGCTTCTTTGCCAAATTTGAGGAGACTTCCTCAACCATAGAGGAGGCTGATTACATGTTAAAAGCAATGGTCAGGgcaaataaaaatgcatattCGTTAACCACATTCTTGAAACAAGCAGTAGAGAAATTGATGACAGATAAAGCCAGCTTGAGTGCAGAGATAAAACAGTTAAAATCCAGTGTTCTCTTGAGAAATGGAGAGAAAGAAGTTCTTCAGGATGAGACTGAACTGAGCTTGAGAGGAAAAGCTAATAAGTTGTCTTTGTttgaagaatattttattgaaatgcAAACATGTATCGAGGAACTGTATGGGACGTCATATAGTGAGGCCATTCAAATTGTTGAAGAGATGCAGACTTTCTTTTATAGCTTGAGATCATCCTTGGAAGACGTAATGGTCAAAGCATTGCAGAATGATATAATCATATTTGTGCTGCAGTGCCAAATTGGAGAATACTCTGACAACTTGAGAAGGCTGGATACTTTTCCAGGTTCTCATAGATCCACACTCCAGGAACATTGTCTACTAGCAGGTAATGTTGGACTAAGTCATGTAAGTAGAGTTGATAAATCGGCTCTTCAACCTTTAAGATGCGAGAACATGGGATATCAGATTGAATATGTGTTGAGAAAAGGAGTTAAAGAATTGGCCAAGAGTGATACTGtggataaaaattttgaactcaaGAGAGAGCTGGAAAGAAAGGAAGTTCTGTTGAAAGGTTTACTTTTTGATTTCAGCGTGCTCCAAGAGTTTGCTTCCCACAGGAAGGACATCAAGGATGAACTTGAAAAGTTGATAATTGCCATGAGCAAAGTGCAGCATGAGCTACAGATAAAAAGTGTTGTACTTGATGAAGTGCTTGTTCAGAATACAAAACTTGAAGGCCGCTTATTAGAAGCTGAGCAAGCCTTACTCAAGTCAAATTCTGAACTAGACCAGACCAAAGGagctttaaaaaatttttcaGAGCAAAACGTTGAGATGAAAGATCTTTTGAAAGACCTGTATCTGAAAAATTCAGAGGCGGAGCAGCTACTAGAAGATCAAAGAGAAGCTATGAAAAGTTTAGAAAGAGAAATTATTCGGGTATCTTCTGGACCTGAGAGACAATTAGTTCCTTCGCTGAAAGAAATTGAGGATGCTTTAACAGAGCTAACTGCACAGAGAGACCAACTTGTTGAAAAGGTTACCATTTTGCAAGAAAAGCTTTCTATCACGTCTGCTTTGGCTGATGAGAACCAAGCTATAGCTGCGGAAGCTCGCCAA GAGTCAGAGACCAGTAAAATGTATGCTGAACAAAAGGAAGAGGAGGTCAAGATTTTAGAACGTTCTGTTGAGGAGCTTGAGAGCACCATAAATGTGCTGGAGAAGAAG GTGCATGAAATGGAAGAGGAGGTAGAGAAACACCGGCTCATAAGGGATTCACTGGAACTGGAACTTCAAGCACTTAGACATAGATTATTAACAGTTGAAGGCCTCACTGAAAGTATGGTTTCTGAGAACTCAAATACAGCACTACTTGAAGAGCGACTTTCCAG ATCTCTGGAAACTAATGAGGCCCATAGCCGCATAAGATTTCTTGAAGATGAGAATGCAAGACAAGCTAAGGAG ATCAGACAATTCAAAGATTATATCTCTGAACTTGTTTTGCATGCTGAAGCACAGGCACATCAGTATCAACACAAG TACAAGACCCTGGAAGCAATGCTTCATGAAGTTAAGACAGATTTATCAAATGTATCTGCTGCGCCTACCTTAGAAACAGCTGATAAAACCTCAGCAAGGACAAGGGGTTCAAGTTCACCGTTCAGATGCATCGCTGGTCTGATCCAGCAGATGAATCAAGAGAAGGATCAGGAATTGTCAACTGCTAGACTTCGGATAGAAGAACTTCAGGCTCTCGCTGCCAGTAGGTATAAAGAG GTGTGTATGCTGAACACTAGACTGGCGACTGCTGAAAGCATGACACATGATGTCATTCGTGATTTACTCAGCGTGAAGTTGGACATCTCAAATTATGCT AATATTGTTGACCAACATCAGCTTCAAAAGATAACTGAGGAGGCTCAACATTATAGACAAGAGTTTGTTGCAATG GAGCGAGAAAATGTCAACCTGAGGAGTCAGATTGATGATTTActtgaagaaagagaaag ATACATGGCAGAAATCAGTAAAAACAAAGCAGATCAACTTGCCAATGAGATTTTTGCGGAACAATTACAAGAACGAGATAAGTTGCTGATTGCACAAAATCATATGCTTAAG ATGGACAAATCTAATTTACAGAAGAGGGTAGCGGAACTAGATGACATGGTGAAAAAGCTTTTCAGCATGCAGGATCACCAACCCCTCAACCAAGAACCCCTGATGGATAGCTTGTTGCGGCCATTTGACTACAATATCAGTGAAAGGTTGGCCCATTCACAAAAGGTGCTTTCGACGATCAACAGTCAACTTGCGCAGTATCATAGACCTGAGGGTGGCTGCCCAGATGACAGAATGGACAGACGCCACAGCGAGTGCAAGTTTAG GAAGCAAAGGCCATGA